Proteins encoded in a region of the Podarcis muralis chromosome 2, rPodMur119.hap1.1, whole genome shotgun sequence genome:
- the LOC114592119 gene encoding nurim isoform X1, protein MAALQLLMMVPALGSFLFTFGTGVELVRFVSFRALFLQPGTGAAQHRTDAAPHLQWEAALRDPKILRPLMVDVGLIVLFILQHSLMATQQVKHWTRSCFGVLQRSFYVFCTALTLQLLMRYWQPVQDAPVLWNTSREPWVTWVPLICFILHFIAWLVIFSILLIFDYAELMGVKQVYYHCLGMGDPLAVKSTSAIRLFSHLRHPVYLEFLLILWAVPCLSLDRLLLALLFTAYITCAHNLDQQDYLYLRAQLDKKFQIFSREEAAYEDLLAQNGPSVLKN, encoded by the exons ATGGCTGCTCTTCAGCTCCTAATGATGGTCCCGGCGCTGGGCAGCTTCCTGTTCACCTTCGGGACCGGCGTGGAGCTCGTCCGCTTCGTCTCCTTCCGCGCTCTGTTCCTGCAGCCAGGGACGGGGGCTGCCCAGCACAGAACCG ATGCTGCTCCTCATCTTCAATGGGAAGCTGCCCTGAGGGATCCCAAGATTCTGCGGCCACTAATGGTGGACGTGGGCTTAATTGTCCTCTTCATCCTGCAGCACAGCCTCATGGCCACTCAGCAAGTCAAACACTGGACCAGAAGTTGCTTTGGAGTTCTACAGAGATCTTTCTATGTCTTCTGCACAGCACTGACTCTCCAG CTGCTGATGAGGTACTGGCAGCCTGTGCAGGATGCTCCTGTGCTCTGGAATACGAGCAGGGAGCCGTGGGTCACTTGGGTCCCTCTCATCTGCTTCATCCTCCACTTCATTGCTTGGCTGGTCATCTTTAGCATCCTCCTCATCTTTGACTACGCAGAGCTGATGGGGGTCAAACAG GTTTACTATCACTGCCTGGGCATGGGGGACCCTTTGGCCGTGAAGTCCACAAGTGCCATCCGCCTCTTCTCCCACCTGCGTCACCCCGTGTACCTGGAGTTTCTCCTCATCCTGTGGGCCGTTCCCTGCCTTTCTCTCGACCGCCTGCTCCTCGCATTGCTCTTCACAGCCTACATCACCTGCGCCCACAACCTTGACCAGCAGGACTACCTCTACCTGCGAGCTCAGCTGGACAAGAAGTTCCAGATCTTCTCCCGTGAGGAGGCAGCCTATGAGGATCTGCTGGCTCAGAATGGCCCCTCCGTCCTTAAGAACTGA
- the LOC114592119 gene encoding nurim isoform X2 produces the protein MPRDAAPHLQWEAALRDPKILRPLMVDVGLIVLFILQHSLMATQQVKHWTRSCFGVLQRSFYVFCTALTLQLLMRYWQPVQDAPVLWNTSREPWVTWVPLICFILHFIAWLVIFSILLIFDYAELMGVKQVYYHCLGMGDPLAVKSTSAIRLFSHLRHPVYLEFLLILWAVPCLSLDRLLLALLFTAYITCAHNLDQQDYLYLRAQLDKKFQIFSREEAAYEDLLAQNGPSVLKN, from the exons atgcCAAGAG ATGCTGCTCCTCATCTTCAATGGGAAGCTGCCCTGAGGGATCCCAAGATTCTGCGGCCACTAATGGTGGACGTGGGCTTAATTGTCCTCTTCATCCTGCAGCACAGCCTCATGGCCACTCAGCAAGTCAAACACTGGACCAGAAGTTGCTTTGGAGTTCTACAGAGATCTTTCTATGTCTTCTGCACAGCACTGACTCTCCAG CTGCTGATGAGGTACTGGCAGCCTGTGCAGGATGCTCCTGTGCTCTGGAATACGAGCAGGGAGCCGTGGGTCACTTGGGTCCCTCTCATCTGCTTCATCCTCCACTTCATTGCTTGGCTGGTCATCTTTAGCATCCTCCTCATCTTTGACTACGCAGAGCTGATGGGGGTCAAACAG GTTTACTATCACTGCCTGGGCATGGGGGACCCTTTGGCCGTGAAGTCCACAAGTGCCATCCGCCTCTTCTCCCACCTGCGTCACCCCGTGTACCTGGAGTTTCTCCTCATCCTGTGGGCCGTTCCCTGCCTTTCTCTCGACCGCCTGCTCCTCGCATTGCTCTTCACAGCCTACATCACCTGCGCCCACAACCTTGACCAGCAGGACTACCTCTACCTGCGAGCTCAGCTGGACAAGAAGTTCCAGATCTTCTCCCGTGAGGAGGCAGCCTATGAGGATCTGCTGGCTCAGAATGGCCCCTCCGTCCTTAAGAACTGA
- the LOC114592121 gene encoding uncharacterized protein LOC114592121 — MNCGSPGRWPFCGMTSVAFLLVLCLHLQGSASRCIEGSSTEDLQPMPPGVQRNSLPSGLMQPDVSSMGRRDCIPDGGDTRIVGGSPATFGGQAGGSSTSGPSSPGASPFQSGKPSRPGLLGSIFGGTLPPPLWAPNVKPGMPGYGAGVGSYGYGPGYNSQGFPRPVWKRPGFPYIPTAEERGGGYIPIRNEPPRLYPYGGGGAVAGGSTYSGGSVAYGPRGTYDGSYGPVPASVQPGGQRDSGDKENPCTQNC, encoded by the exons ATGAACTGTGGAAGTCCTGGGCGATGGCCCTTCTGTGGCATGACTTCTGTGGCCTTCCTCCTGGTTCTGTGTCTCCACCTGCAAG GCTCAGCCTCCAGATGCATCGAAGGGTCGTCCACGGAAGACCTGCAGCCCATGCCTCCTGGGGTCCAGCGGAACTCTCTGCCCAGCGGCCTCATGCAGCCCGACGTCTCGTCAATGGGGCGAAGAGATTGCATCCCTGATGGAGGAGACACCCGCATAGTGGGAGGCAGCCCTGCGACCTTTGGGGGACAGGCAGGGGGCTCTTCTACAAGTGGTCCCAGTTCACCAGGGGCGAGCCCCTTCCAATCTGGCAAGCCAAGCCGGCCTGGGCTGTTGGGGTCTATATTTGGAGGGACGCTCCCTCCTCCGTTATGGGCACCAAATGTGAAACCTGGCATGCCAGGTTATGGGGCTGGCGTTGGGTCATATGGCTATGGCCCTGGATATAACAGCCAGGGTTTTCCCCGCCCAGTGTGGAAGAGACCTGGGTTCCCTTACATACCGACTGCTGAGGAGCGGGGTGGAGGCTACATCCCAATACGAAACGAGCCACCTAGGCTATATCCATACGGCGGCGGTGGAGCAGTGGCAGGGGGATCGACTTACAGCGGCGGGTCCGTAGCATACGGGCCGAGAGGCACGTATGACGGCAGCTACGGGCCCGTCCCTGCAAGTGTGCAGCCAGGCGGACAGCGAGACAGCGGGGATAAAGAAAACCCTTGCACTCAAAACTGTTAG